Proteins from a single region of Chloroflexota bacterium:
- the sufB gene encoding Fe-S cluster assembly protein SufB, with product MAVTEKDIQESKKVYKEKYGFADPDQAIYKAPKGLDPERVIEISNMKDEPEWMLKFRLKSLEIFNKKPVPTWGADLSKIPFEDLSYFVRTTEKQGQTWEDVPEYIKDTFDKLGIPEAERKFLAGVSAQYESEVVYHSIQKDLEEKGVIFLSTEEGLEQHPELFRQYFGTVIPSADNKFAAMNGAFWSGGSFVYVPPGVQVTIPLQAYFRINAEQMGQFERTLIIVDEGAYVHYVEGCTAPVYSTDSFHSGVIEIIVKKNARCRYTTIQNWSTNVYNLVTQRSAVYEGGVMEWVDANLGSNITMKYPSVYLMEPGAKGDILSIAYAGDGQVLDAGGKAVHVAPNTSSKIISKSISQHGGRTSFRGLLKIYKGAEKSKSAMRCDALILDAASRSDTYPTIEIEEEQVSLGHEAVVSRIGEDQLFYLMSRGLSESEAAGMIVSGFIEPIVKELPMEYAVEMNRLIQLQMDKAVG from the coding sequence ATGGCGGTTACCGAGAAGGATATTCAAGAGAGTAAGAAGGTCTATAAAGAGAAATACGGTTTTGCCGACCCGGATCAAGCAATCTACAAAGCGCCGAAAGGGCTTGACCCGGAGCGCGTAATCGAGATTTCCAACATGAAGGATGAGCCGGAGTGGATGCTCAAATTCCGGCTGAAGTCGCTTGAGATATTCAATAAGAAGCCGGTGCCGACCTGGGGCGCCGACCTCTCCAAGATTCCTTTCGAGGATCTCTCGTACTTCGTGCGGACCACGGAGAAACAGGGCCAGACCTGGGAAGATGTGCCGGAGTACATCAAGGATACCTTCGACAAGCTCGGCATCCCGGAGGCGGAGCGCAAGTTCCTGGCGGGAGTGTCTGCGCAGTACGAATCGGAAGTGGTCTATCACTCCATCCAAAAGGACCTGGAAGAAAAAGGCGTGATCTTCCTCAGCACCGAGGAAGGGCTAGAACAGCATCCCGAGCTTTTTCGGCAGTACTTTGGCACCGTCATCCCATCGGCAGACAACAAGTTTGCCGCGATGAACGGCGCCTTCTGGAGCGGCGGATCTTTTGTCTATGTGCCCCCGGGCGTCCAGGTTACCATTCCGCTCCAGGCCTATTTCCGCATCAACGCCGAACAGATGGGGCAGTTCGAGCGGACGCTCATCATTGTGGATGAAGGCGCCTACGTGCATTACGTTGAGGGCTGCACCGCGCCTGTCTATTCGACCGACTCCTTCCATAGCGGTGTGATCGAAATCATCGTTAAGAAGAACGCGCGCTGCCGGTACACCACCATTCAGAATTGGTCGACCAATGTGTACAACCTGGTGACCCAGCGCTCTGCGGTCTATGAAGGCGGCGTGATGGAATGGGTGGATGCCAACTTGGGCTCCAATATTACGATGAAGTATCCCAGTGTCTATTTGATGGAACCGGGTGCCAAAGGTGACATTCTTTCAATTGCCTACGCCGGTGACGGCCAGGTCTTGGACGCGGGTGGCAAGGCGGTTCACGTCGCCCCCAATACGTCATCCAAGATAATCTCCAAGTCAATCAGCCAGCATGGTGGACGGACGTCGTTCCGGGGTCTGCTCAAGATCTATAAGGGCGCGGAAAAGTCCAAGTCGGCCATGCGTTGCGACGCCCTCATACTGGACGCAGCATCACGTTCCGATACCTACCCAACCATCGAGATTGAAGAAGAGCAGGTAAGTCTCGGCCACGAGGCCGTGGTGAGCAGGATTGGCGAGGACCAATTGTTCTACCTCATGAGCCGCGGCCTCAGCGAGTCTGAAGCGGCGGGCATGATCGTGAGCGGCTTCATCGAGCCGATCGTCAAGGAACTGCCGATGGAGTATGCCGTGGAAATGAATCGCCTCATCCAGTTGCAGATGGATAAGGCGGTGGGATAG